The Lycium barbarum isolate Lr01 chromosome 11, ASM1917538v2, whole genome shotgun sequence genome contains the following window.
AAGAATGAGCCTGAGTTTGCCAAGAAGTTGGCTTCTCTTGCAGATTTGTACGTCAATGATGCATTTGGGACTGCTCATAGAGCCCATGCTTCCACAGAAGGGGTTGCTAAGTTCTTGAAACCAGCTGTTGCTGGATTCCTTATGCAGAAGGTACTAATCTAAGATTTCAGGCTGTcaaatggaggaaaacatttttaaAAAGTAGAGGAATTATGCATAGTTCTAGGAGAAATTATTAATTTGAGAGTTTCTCAATTGTGTTGCAAGTAGTTGGATGGTTAATTGCGATTCAGCAGTTACTATTTTCGTATAACCCTTGATCGTCAATGCTTGTAGGAACTTGACTATTTAGTAGGAGCTGTGTCAAATCCACAGAAACCATTTGCTGCCATTGTTGGTGGTTCAAAAGTATCAAGTAAGATTGGTGTTATAGAGTCACTCTTGGAGAAGGTTGATGTGTTATTGCTTGGTGGAGGAATGATCTTCACTTTCTACAAGGCCCAAGGGTACGCTGTTGGATCATCACTAGTGGAGGAGGACAAGCTTGACTTGGCAACATCTCTCATGGAGAAGGCAAAGGCAAAAGGAGTATCTCTATTGCTTCCCACTGATGTAGTGATTGCGGACAAGTTTGCTGCTGATGCAAACAGCAAGGTAAGATCCCTCGTCTGTATAAACTGCTTTATTAGGTCAATTTTATCTTGAAGAGTAAGAACTAACTGCTGTTATATATGTTTAACTGCTTTCTTGAGTTGGAAGATGAATACTTTTTTCAGCAGTACCTGTTTTAGGGTCTTGGCTGACTTGATTTTCTTTGGTATTTTTAGATTGTTCCAGCTTCTGAAATTCCTGATGGCTGGATGGGATTAGATATTGGACCTGATGCAATCAAGTCCTTTGGCACTGCCTTGGATACCACCAAGACTATCATCTGGAATGGACCAATGGGGGTGTTTGAGTTTGAAAAGTTTGCTGCTGGAACGGAGGTATAAAAtggagatttttttatttttttttaagttgtGCTGGTAGATTTGTGCCTTTAGGATTTAGGAGTTGTTATTCTACTGGGAATATTATGCTTTGAGATTATTGGAGATTAATTGCAGCTGATGTTATTTTTGTGGCCAGGCTATTGCCCATAAACTGGCAGAGCTTAGTGGAAAGGGAGTGACAACCATCATAGGTGGTGGTGATTCTGTAGCTGCAGTTGAGAAGGTAGGACTTGCCGAGAAGATGAGTCACATATCAACTGGTGGGGGTGCTAGCTTGGAGCTTCTGGAGGGGAAGCAACTTCCTGGGGTGCTCGCCCTAGATGATGCCTAAGCAATATATGCTTATGCttgctccttttttttcttttgcaccTTTCGTTAGCTTTCATGTCTGGATTTTAATCTAGAGCGGATTTGGATCTGTAGAGTCTTGTATGGTGGTGGATCAAACTGTAATAAGTACTTTCTGGGCCTCCGTTATGTGCCCTGCAGTATGCAGGGCACCGAGGTACTTTCTCTTTTGATTAGAGAATCTTCCATGGTTGATAACTTGAAATAACTAATGAGTTACTGTCAGTTATCAGATCCTTTTTTGGGGATTGGAGTTTTACTTGCATCGAGCTTTCTTTTAGTATTGTTTATTTTGCCTTTTCTCTAGGTTTGTTCAGACTTGCAAGAAAAATTATGGCATTATTATTCTAAGATTTATAGGGTCAAAAATAGAAATCCCTGCTTAAATGTTCAAATGCTAGTTACTGAAGATGAAGGGAGGTTTATTTGTAGTGGCCAATGGGAAGTTTTCGTTTCTTTTACTAGATTAGTAAAGTGCGTAGCGTACATGTAACTTTCTCTTCTAATGCTTAAACATTTCAAATTAGTTGTTGAATTCGAAATCGTTAAAAGTTGAATATGATAATACATACATTTGAAGCACACTTGGGAGTTGTGGCCGTGCAGAAAGAAGTTGAACTATTTTTAGATGGAGGAAAATTGCTTCAATTGATATCGTTGGTCTTCGGTTCTGTAACAGTGATCCTACCGCCTCAAGGCTGCCGAAAGAATCCTAGCTATTGTTATTGTTCTCTCAATAGTCTTAAGGGCCTAAACATATGTAGTCTTTGTTTATATATACAGGGAGGAGTTTGAGAAGATTGAATGTTTGGAACTATCGCAAAATACAAATGAGTAGTGTATATATTTAAGTGGTAGGCTGTTCTTGACGGAATTAAGATATTCATAATTTTCTTTTAACTTTATAAGAAAAAGAGTTCATATTGTTTGCAGAAACTTCAACATGCTATATAGTGGTACAATATAAGGAGGGACCTTTCTTAATCCGCAGCCTCTAGGAGGACG
Protein-coding sequences here:
- the LOC132616742 gene encoding phosphoglycerate kinase, cytosolic encodes the protein MAAKKSVGSLKEADLKGKRVFVRVDLNVPLDDAFNITDDTRIRAAVPTINYLMHNGARLILASHLGRPKGVTPKYSLKPLVPRLSELLGVEVKMANDSVGPEVEKLVAELPEGGVLLLENVRFYKEEEKNEPEFAKKLASLADLYVNDAFGTAHRAHASTEGVAKFLKPAVAGFLMQKELDYLVGAVSNPQKPFAAIVGGSKVSSKIGVIESLLEKVDVLLLGGGMIFTFYKAQGYAVGSSLVEEDKLDLATSLMEKAKAKGVSLLLPTDVVIADKFAADANSKIVPASEIPDGWMGLDIGPDAIKSFGTALDTTKTIIWNGPMGVFEFEKFAAGTEAIAHKLAELSGKGVTTIIGGGDSVAAVEKVGLAEKMSHISTGGGASLELLEGKQLPGVLALDDA